Part of the Micromonospora rhizosphaerae genome is shown below.
GCGTGTAGTACTCCTCCAGGAAGAGCTGACCGGTGGTGTAGAAGCCGAAGTGCCCCCAGCCGCCCGGGCCGTTGAGCAGCTCCTTCGACCGCGCCACGATCCGGCCCATCGCGGTGTCCCAGTCGGTCTCCACCAGCCGGTCACCCTCCCGGACCAGCGGCCGGCGCAGCCGGTCCGGGCTGTGGTTGGCCTGCCAGCCGTACAGGTCCTTCGGGTCGACCCGGCCATGGTTGACCCGGTCGCCGGGCCGCCCCCGTACGCCGACGATCCGGTCGTCGATCACCGCGATGTCCATCGCGTCGCCGTTGGAGTGCAGGATGGACGCGCTCGGCACCCAGCGCTGCACGTCCGCCTCGGTGTGCCCGTCGGCGAGGAAGCTGTCCACCCGCACCGGCCACCGCTCACCCGGCCCGTACGGGGTGCGCGGCCCCCACGGGTCCGCGATCCGGTCCACCATCTCATCCCTCCTTGGCCGGGGTGGTCATTTGCTCGCGACTGCGGGGCTCCGCTCCGCTGCGCTCCTCGCGCTCACGGATGCCTTTTTGCTCGCGACTGCGGGGCTCCGCTCCGCTGCGCTCCTCGCGCTCACGGGGTGCCCGCCAGAGCGGCATCTGCCGGCCGGTGGCCCGGTTGAAGAGCAGGTCGACCAGCGTCACCAGGAGCACGGCCGCGAACGCGGTCACCAGTTGGGTGGGGGTGTGCAGCAGCCCGAGGCTCACGATCAGTGTGGTCGCGCCGGCCGGCGGGTGGGCGGCGTTGAGCAGCACCAGCACCGCGGCGGTGACGGCGAGCGAGCCGGCCGCGGCGACGATCCGCAGCCCGGAGACCCCTTCCTGGAGCGCGGACGGGTGGTCCGCGAGCCCGGTGACGACCAGGAGGGCGTACGCGGCGAGCAGCGCCACCAGGTGCCCGATGACGGTGTTTCGGGGTGACGACTCCGGCTTGCCGGGCTGTTCGACGTGCAGCATGATCGCCGGCCCGAGGCTCGGGAAGAGCCAGGGTTGCCGGGTCAGCAGGGCGACGGTGCCGGCCACCACCACGGCGACCGCACTGCCGCCGAACGCCCGCGCGGCGGGCCGGGACGGCGTCTGATCGATCTCGGCAGGCATGCGGGAGGCTGTACCCCGGTTGCCGGAGGTCGAATCGACGCACTTTCCGGGTCGCCCGCTGACACCACCTGCTCGTCTGTGATCATCTAGCCGGACTCGATCAGCGACTTGATCCGGCGCAGCGCATCCTGCAACGCGCGGGCCGGATCCCTGCCATTGGTCAGCTCCAGCGCCCGACGCGCCGGGTCGGAGCGCCAACGCATCTCGGCCCGGATGTCAGTGCCCCCGTCCTGCTGGGCCCTCACCAGCTCGATCCGCCCCTGCTGGGGGATTGGCCCCTCGATCACCCGCCAACTCAGCCGGCCCGGACCGTCAACGGTGATCTCGGCACGCCACTCGGTGCCGCCGCGGGCCCGGTCGCGGGCCACGCAGCGGAACCGGTTGTCATCGAGCTGTTTGAGGGTCGCCCACTCGGCCAGCGCCCGGTCGAGCCGTTCCCGGTCGGTCCAGAAGCCGATCACCTCGTCCACCGGGCGGTCCACGGTGATCCCCCGATGGACGACGTACCAGCCGTCCTTCCGCTCAAGCTGCTGCCGGCGCCGGGCCACCAGCCGACCGACACCGACCGCGGCCACCGTGGCGCCGCCGGCCACGGCCCACTTTGTTCCCTTGCTGGCCATCACGTCTCCTCCACCCCGGCGTCCGGGAGCGGACCCCCCGCGCCCCCGCTGCCGCTACCCGTCGAGGAGCCGTCGAAACGACAGCGCGGCGGCACGCACGCGACAGCCCGCGGCCACTTCCGGGGGGAAGTGGCCGCGAGCTGCGGCGTAGGGGCTGCGTCAGTAGCGGACCTGTTCGCGGGACTGCTGCGCCTGGTCCTTCACGTCCTGCGCGGCCGACCTGGTGTCGTCCCTGACCGTCTGCACGGCGTCCTGCGCGGTGGCCTTCACCGACTCGGTGGCCTGCTGCGCCGGCTCGCGCAGCTCTTCCTTGATCTCGCCGGCGACCTCGCCCAGCTTCTCCTTCACCACGCCGCCGTGCTCGCCGGCCTTCTCCCGGACCTGCGTCGCCACCTGCTGTTCGCGACGGGTGGCCGGGATCAGCGAGGAGACCAGCATGCCCACGCCGAACGCGATCAGGCCGGCGGCCATCGGGTTGCCCTCGGACTTCTCCCGTAGCACGTGCGGGGCCCGGTGGGCGGCGTCACCGACGGCCGAGGCGGCCGAGTGTGCCTTGTCGCCGACCGTGGCGGCCGCCGTGGAGGCGTGGTCGCCCAGGGCGGTGTGGCCGGTGCTGTGGCCCAGGTCCGAAGCGGTTCCCATCACCTTGTCCCTCACGTTCTGGAGCGCGTGGCGCACGCGCTGCTTGCGGTCGTCGACGATGCGGCTCGGGCTGACCTTGTACGCCAGCGCGTCCACGTCCGAGCTCAGGCTGTTGCGGGTGGCTTCGATCTCCCGGCGGATCTGATCGGGATCGGTGCTCATCGGGTGACTCCCTCGGGGTGCGGCTTGAGCGCGTCGGGGATGCGCTGCACGCTGTCGTTGGTCTGCTTGAGGCCGCGAATCCGCTCGGCGTTCTTCCTGGCCATGGAGTAGAGGACCGCCGCGATCGCGGCCCAGATGACGGCCACGATCAGCGCCGCCCAGCCCGGGTCCATCACGTTGGACAGCCCGGCCGCGAGCGCGATCGAGAGGAAGAGCGCCACCATGTAGCCGCCGAAGCCGGCGCCGCCGAAGAGCCCGGCGGCCTTGCCCGCCTTCCTGCCCTCCTGGCGGATCTCCGCCTTGGCAAGTTCGACCTCCTGCCGCATCAGCGTGGAGAGGTCGCTGGTCACCTGGCGCATCAGCTCGCCGAGGGAGCTGCCGCGGACCTCGTCCGCGGTGTGCCGGGCGCCCGAGTCGGGGTGGTACCCGGAGTCCAGGCCGGACCCCTGCGTCGGCATGCTCATGCCGTCGCCTCCCTTCTGACGGATCGGACGCTCACGGACGGGTGGAGCCGCTCGACGGCACGCCCGGCAGCGGGTCGGTCTGGCTCACCGGCGGCAGCGGCGAGCCGGTGCCGGTCTGCGGTTCGGCGTAGCCGCCACGGGTCGGGTCGGTGTAGCCGCCCGGCTCGGCGTAACCGGTCTGCGCGTCGGCGTAGCTGCCCGGGGTGGGGTCGAGGTAGCCGCCCGGGGGCACCTGGTCCGGCACGCCGCGCGGGGCCGGCGGGGTCGGGATGACCGCGGTGCGGTCCGGGTCGTACCCCGAGCCGTACGGCCGGTGGGCGTCGTTGTCGTCACCGACCGCGGCGATGTTCCTGGTGAGCCGGCCGGCGACCACGCCGAGCAGGGCGGCACCGACCAGGAACGTGCCCGGGTTGCGGCGGGCGTAGCTCTTCACCTCGTTGAGGATGTCGCCCGGCTCCCGCTCCTCCAGCCAGCTGGCCACGCCGTGCACGCGCTCGGCGGCCTGGTGGGCCAGCTCGGTGACCGGGCCGGAGCCGCCCCCGTTCTGCGCCATCGAGCGCACCTCATCGGCCAGCGAGCGGAGCCCGCCGGCGGCGCGTCGCTGCTGCTCGCCGGTCTGGGTGGCGAGCGTGTCGCGCGCCTCGCCGTAGAGGTTGCGGGCCTGGCGGCGGGCCTCGCCCACCACCTCCCTGCCCTGCTCCTTGGCGGTCTCCGCGACGGCGCCGCCGGCGTTCGCGGCCTCCGAGCCGACCTGGCGGGCCTGGTCGCGGACGCCGCCACCGTTGGTCGACTCCGATCCGTAGGTGGACGACGTGGGTGAGAGATCGTAGGTCATGATGTCCCTTCCGCTAGATGTCGTAGCGGTGGTGTTGGGGGGATCGCGGCCGACGTGTCGTCGGCGTCACCATTGACCTACCCACGGTCGTCGGGTCCATGCCTGATTCGCCATTTCTCTGCGCGGGCGCCCCGTCGCGATCAGACAATGGAGGTCGTCCGACCTCGGGCGGCGGCTGAGCCATGGAGGTGACAGCGATGGCACGTGACGTGCGCGAACGCGCCCCGGCCCGCCCGCGGCCCCGGATCAAGGCGGTCGCCGCAGCGGTGGCCGCCGTCTTCGTCCTGATCGGTGTGCTCGGGTTCGTCCCCGGCATCACCACGCACTACGACGAGCTGACCTTCGCCGGCCGCCACTCGGGGGCGAAGCTGCTCTGGACGTTCCAGGTGTCGATCCTGCTCAACGCGCTGCACCTGCTCTCCGGCCTGCTCGGGCTGGTGCTGGCCCGCCGGCTGGCCGGGGCCCGGGTCTTCCTGGCCGGCGGCGGTGCCGCCTACCTCGGCCTCTGGCTCTACGGCTTCGCCATCGACCGGCACGGCCCCCTCAACTTCATCCCGGTCAACGAGCCGGACAACTGGCTGCACCTCTTCCTCGGCTTCGGCATGCTCGTCCTGGGGCTGCTGCTCTCCAACGACGTCGGCACCGGCGGCCGGCTGGACACCCCGATCGACCGTCCCTGACCTGCGCCGTCACCTGCTCGGGTGGGCACCGCCCCCGGCACGCCGGAGGCGGCGTTTGCCGGATCTTCGCCCTGGGCAACGGAGAGTCACCCGGCGACGGGGAGCCGGCTCCGACGGACGAGGAGGTCCTGCGATGCCACGGTGGTTGCGGGGGAACGCGCTCAGCGCCGCCATGCTCGGCGCGTTCGTGGTCTTTTTGCTGTTACAGAGCGTGTTCGGTTGGCAGACCCACAACGAGGAGCTGGCCGAGTACGGCGCGGCGCCGCTGAGCTGGTGGGCCTACCTCGGCACCGGGCACTTCGCCGAGGCGGTCTTCGAGAACTGGGAGTCGGAGTTCCTCCAGATGGGCGGCTACGTGCTGCTCACCGCGTACCTGGTGCAGAAGGGATCGGCCGAGTCGAAGCCCGAGGACCAGGGCGACCGGCCCGAGGACGACCCGCGCCGGGCCGGGCCCGACTCTCCCTGGCCGGTACGGGTGGGCGGGCTCCCCCAGGTCATCTACCGCAACAGCCTCTCGCTGGCGCTGCTGCTGATCTTCGCGGGCTCGTTCCTCGGCCACCTGTTCGGCGGGGTGGTGCAGTACAACGAGGAGCAGGCGCTGCAGAGCGGAGCAGACCCGATCAGCGCGTGGCAGTTCCTCGGCACCAGCGACTTCTGGTTCCAGTCGATGCAGAACTGGCAGAGCGAGTTCCTCGCCGTCGGCGTGCTGATCCTGCTGAGCATCTTCCTTCGCCAGCACGCGAGCCCGGAGTCGAAGCCGGTCACCGCCGCCCACGCCGAGACCGGCGCCTGAGCGACCGGGCGCGCCCGCTGGTCGGGCCGGGCCGCCGTCAGGCGGCGACCGGCAGCCGCTTGGCGAAGCAGACGCTGTACGGGTTGTCGACGTACTCGCCGTAGACCGGGACCGGCTCGTAGCCGCAGGAGGTGTAGAGCCCGATCGCGGCCGGCAGGTACGTCCCGGTCTCCAGGCAGACCACCGAGTGGTCCTGCTGGAAGGCCAGCTCCTCCAGCGCCGCCAGCAACTGCCGGGCGATGCCCCGCCCCCGGTACGCCGGGCGGACGTACATCCGCTTCAGCTCCCCGGTGTCGCCGTCCAGCGCCTGGATCCCGCCGCAGGCCACCGCCCGGCCGTCAACCACCACGACCAGGTAGCGGATGTCGTCGTGGGTCAGCGTGGCCTGCCCGTCCAGCCCGCCATCGGCCTCGCGCAGCTCGCGCTGCTGGGCCGCGACCAGGGCGGCGATCTCGGGATCGATGGCGGGGCGGGGTTCGATCAGCATGCCGTCACGCTAGGCCGAACAGATTTCGCACAGGTTTCCGGCGATCGACCCGGTTGCGGCGGGTATGGAGCTATTCCCAGTCCTCGTCGTCGTCCGCTTCCTGCGTCGCCGCCTCGACCTCGTCGGCCGGGCGCTGCCGGCGCGCCTTGCGCGCGGCCAGCCGCTCGGCGGCGGAGAGGCGCGTCGGCCTCTCCTCCAGCCGTACGTCGGCGCCCCGGACGCTCGGGACGAATTCGGCGAGGACGGTGGGCTGCCAGTCGAACTCCCGGTCGCCGATCCGCACCAGGTCGCCGGGGTTGGCGCCGGCCTTGGCCAGCTTCTCCTCGACGCCGAGGCGGGCCAACCGGTCGGCCAGGTAGCCGACGGCCTCGTCGTTGTCGAAGTTCGTCTGCAGGACCCAGCGCTCGGGCCGGGCGCCCCGGACGGTGAACGAGCCGTCCGGCTCCGCCTCGATGGTGAAGCCCGCGTCGTCGACCGCCTTCGGGCGGATGACGATCCGGGTCGGCTCCGCCGGCGGCGCCGCCGCGCGGGCCTGCTCGACCAGCTCGGCCATCGCGTACGTCAGCTCCTTGAGCCCCTCGCGGGTGGCCGTGGAGATCTCGAAGACCCGGAAGCCGCGTGCCTCCAGGTCCGGCCGGACGATCTCGGCGAGGTCCCGCCCATCCGGTACGTCGATCTTGTTCAGCGCCACCAGCCGGGGCCGGTCCGCGAGGCCGCCGTACTGGGCCAGCTCGGCCTCGATGGTCTCGATGTCGGCGAGCGGGTCCCGGCCCGGCTCCAGCGTCGCGGTGTCCACCACGTGCACCAGCACGGAGCACCGCTCCACGTGCCGGAGGAACTCCAGCCCGAGGCCCTTGCCCATCGCCGCTCCCGGGATCAGACCCGGCACGTCGGCGACGGTGAAGGTGTGATTGTCCACCCGGACCACGCCCAGGTTCGGCACCAGGGTGGTGAACGGGTAGTCGGCGATCTTCGGCTTGGCGGCGGATATGACCGAGATCAGCGACGACTTGCCGGCCGAGGGGAAACCCACCAGGCCGACGTCGGCGACGCTCTTCAGCTCCAGCACCACGTCCAGCCGGTCGCCGGGCTCACCCAGCTCGGCGAAGCCGGGCACCTTGCGCCGGGAGTTGGCCAGCGAGGCGTTGCCGCGACCGCCGCGACCGCCGCGGGCCGCCTCGAAAGTGGTGCCCGCGCCGACCAGGTCGGCCAGCACCTCACCGTCGTGGGTCTGCACCACCGTGCCGTTCGGGACCTTGAGCACCAGGTCGGCGCCGTTGGCGCCGTCCCGGTTCGAGCCGGAGCCGCCCTTGCCGTTCTCGGCCTTGACGTGCGGGCGGAAGTGGAAGTCGAGCAGGGTGTGCACCTGCGGGTCGACGACCAGCGAGACGGTGCCGCCGTGCCCGCCGTTGCCACCGTCCGGCCCGCCGAAGGGCTTGAACTTCTCCCGGTGGATCGAGGTACAGCCGTGCCCGCCGTCGCCGGCCTGCAGATGCAGGACGACCCGGTCAACGAACGTCGTCACGACGCCAATCCTTCCAGCGGGATCCGTCCCGCACCTGAAAAAACGAAGCGGGCCGGGACCCGAGGTCCGCGGCCCGCTTCGCCTTCGAACTACTGCTGCGGCACGATGCTGACGGTCTTGCGACCGCGCTTGGTGCCGAACTGGACCGAGCCGGCGGCCAGCGCGAAGAGCGTGTCATCGCCACCGCGGCCGACCAGGTCACCGGGGTGGAACTTGGTGCCACGCTGACGGATGAGGATCTCACCCGCGCTGACGACCTGACCACCGAAGCGCTTCACGCCGAGCCGCTGGGCCGCGGAGTCACGGCCGTTACGCGAGCTGGACGCACCCTTTTTGTGAGCCATTGGAGGACGACCTACTTCCCGCTGGAGATGCCGGTCACCTTGACCTGGGTCAGCGGCTGGCGGTGACCCTGGCGCTTGTGGTAGCCGGTCTTGTTCTTGAACTTGTGGATCCGGATCTTCGGGCCCTTGGTGTGCGCGGCGATCTCGCCGGACACCGAGACCTTGGCAAGCTGCGTCGCGTCGGTCACCAGGTCGTCACCGTCGACGAGGAGCACCGCGGTG
Proteins encoded:
- a CDS encoding HPP family protein produces the protein MPAEIDQTPSRPAARAFGGSAVAVVVAGTVALLTRQPWLFPSLGPAIMLHVEQPGKPESSPRNTVIGHLVALLAAYALLVVTGLADHPSALQEGVSGLRIVAAAGSLAVTAAVLVLLNAAHPPAGATTLIVSLGLLHTPTQLVTAFAAVLLVTLVDLLFNRATGRQMPLWRAPREREERSGAEPRSREQKGIREREERSGAEPRSREQMTTPAKEG
- a CDS encoding cyclase gives rise to the protein MASKGTKWAVAGGATVAAVGVGRLVARRRQQLERKDGWYVVHRGITVDRPVDEVIGFWTDRERLDRALAEWATLKQLDDNRFRCVARDRARGGTEWRAEITVDGPGRLSWRVIEGPIPQQGRIELVRAQQDGGTDIRAEMRWRSDPARRALELTNGRDPARALQDALRRIKSLIESG
- a CDS encoding DUF3618 domain-containing protein; this translates as MSTDPDQIRREIEATRNSLSSDVDALAYKVSPSRIVDDRKQRVRHALQNVRDKVMGTASDLGHSTGHTALGDHASTAAATVGDKAHSAASAVGDAAHRAPHVLREKSEGNPMAAGLIAFGVGMLVSSLIPATRREQQVATQVREKAGEHGGVVKEKLGEVAGEIKEELREPAQQATESVKATAQDAVQTVRDDTRSAAQDVKDQAQQSREQVRY
- a CDS encoding phage holin family protein — translated: MSMPTQGSGLDSGYHPDSGARHTADEVRGSSLGELMRQVTSDLSTLMRQEVELAKAEIRQEGRKAGKAAGLFGGAGFGGYMVALFLSIALAAGLSNVMDPGWAALIVAVIWAAIAAVLYSMARKNAERIRGLKQTNDSVQRIPDALKPHPEGVTR
- a CDS encoding DUF4383 domain-containing protein, producing MRERAPARPRPRIKAVAAAVAAVFVLIGVLGFVPGITTHYDELTFAGRHSGAKLLWTFQVSILLNALHLLSGLLGLVLARRLAGARVFLAGGGAAYLGLWLYGFAIDRHGPLNFIPVNEPDNWLHLFLGFGMLVLGLLLSNDVGTGGRLDTPIDRP
- a CDS encoding DUF6766 family protein produces the protein MPRWLRGNALSAAMLGAFVVFLLLQSVFGWQTHNEELAEYGAAPLSWWAYLGTGHFAEAVFENWESEFLQMGGYVLLTAYLVQKGSAESKPEDQGDRPEDDPRRAGPDSPWPVRVGGLPQVIYRNSLSLALLLIFAGSFLGHLFGGVVQYNEEQALQSGADPISAWQFLGTSDFWFQSMQNWQSEFLAVGVLILLSIFLRQHASPESKPVTAAHAETGA
- a CDS encoding GNAT family N-acetyltransferase, which produces MLIEPRPAIDPEIAALVAAQQRELREADGGLDGQATLTHDDIRYLVVVVDGRAVACGGIQALDGDTGELKRMYVRPAYRGRGIARQLLAALEELAFQQDHSVVCLETGTYLPAAIGLYTSCGYEPVPVYGEYVDNPYSVCFAKRLPVAA
- the obgE gene encoding GTPase ObgE, translating into MTTFVDRVVLHLQAGDGGHGCTSIHREKFKPFGGPDGGNGGHGGTVSLVVDPQVHTLLDFHFRPHVKAENGKGGSGSNRDGANGADLVLKVPNGTVVQTHDGEVLADLVGAGTTFEAARGGRGGRGNASLANSRRKVPGFAELGEPGDRLDVVLELKSVADVGLVGFPSAGKSSLISVISAAKPKIADYPFTTLVPNLGVVRVDNHTFTVADVPGLIPGAAMGKGLGLEFLRHVERCSVLVHVVDTATLEPGRDPLADIETIEAELAQYGGLADRPRLVALNKIDVPDGRDLAEIVRPDLEARGFRVFEISTATREGLKELTYAMAELVEQARAAAPPAEPTRIVIRPKAVDDAGFTIEAEPDGSFTVRGARPERWVLQTNFDNDEAVGYLADRLARLGVEEKLAKAGANPGDLVRIGDREFDWQPTVLAEFVPSVRGADVRLEERPTRLSAAERLAARKARRQRPADEVEAATQEADDDEDWE
- the rpmA gene encoding 50S ribosomal protein L27, whose amino-acid sequence is MAHKKGASSSRNGRDSAAQRLGVKRFGGQVVSAGEILIRQRGTKFHPGDLVGRGGDDTLFALAAGSVQFGTKRGRKTVSIVPQQ
- the rplU gene encoding 50S ribosomal protein L21: MYAIVKTGGKQYKVAEGDVIEVEKLVGAPGDAVKLTAVLLVDGDDLVTDATQLAKVSVSGEIAAHTKGPKIRIHKFKNKTGYHKRQGHRQPLTQVKVTGISSGK